Proteins co-encoded in one Alphaproteobacteria bacterium genomic window:
- the tdh gene encoding L-threonine 3-dehydrogenase — protein MKALVKAHAKEGIWLEDVPVPEYGINDVRIKVLMTGICGTDVHIYNWDSWAQKTIPVPMVAGHEFVGRVEAVGSNVQHIEVGDLVSAEGHIVCGYCRNCMAGRRHLCANTLGVGVNRNGAFAEYVVVPALNVWKCSEEIPLEHYAIFDPLGNAAHTALSYDLVGEDVLITGAGPIGAMAVGMVKKAGARHVVITDMNEYRLDLARKMGATTVNITKQKLEDVADQLGMTEGFDVGLEMSGNPKALSQMIGNMAHGGKIAMLGIQPDNTAIDWDAVVFKGLTIKGIYGRLMFETWYKLSMMLESGLDITPIITHRFPYNEFQKGFDIMRSGNSGKVILDWSML, from the coding sequence ATGAAGGCACTGGTCAAAGCGCACGCGAAGGAAGGTATCTGGCTCGAGGACGTGCCCGTGCCCGAATACGGCATCAACGATGTGCGCATCAAAGTGCTGATGACCGGTATTTGCGGCACTGACGTGCATATTTATAACTGGGATAGCTGGGCGCAAAAAACCATCCCTGTTCCCATGGTGGCGGGTCATGAATTCGTTGGCCGTGTCGAGGCAGTGGGCAGCAACGTCCAGCATATTGAAGTGGGGGATTTGGTCTCCGCCGAAGGGCACATCGTTTGTGGCTATTGCCGTAATTGTATGGCGGGCCGTCGTCACTTATGCGCGAATACTTTGGGGGTTGGTGTGAACCGTAACGGCGCCTTCGCTGAATATGTCGTGGTGCCCGCGCTCAATGTTTGGAAATGCAGTGAAGAAATTCCGTTAGAGCATTACGCCATTTTTGACCCGCTTGGTAATGCGGCGCACACTGCGCTTAGCTATGACTTGGTGGGCGAAGACGTGCTGATTACAGGCGCGGGCCCTATTGGCGCGATGGCGGTCGGCATGGTGAAAAAGGCGGGGGCGCGCCACGTGGTGATAACCGATATGAACGAATATCGCTTGGATCTCGCAAGAAAGATGGGTGCCACCACCGTCAATATCACCAAGCAGAAACTGGAAGATGTCGCCGACCAACTTGGTATGACCGAAGGCTTCGACGTGGGTTTGGAAATGTCGGGCAACCCTAAAGCGCTGTCGCAAATGATTGGTAACATGGCGCATGGCGGTAAGATTGCCATGCTTGGCATTCAACCCGATAACACGGCCATTGATTGGGACGCGGTGGTATTCAAAGGCCTTACCATTAAAGGCATATATGGTCGCCTGATGTTCGAGACATGGTACAAACTGAGTATGATGCTAGAAAGCGGTCTCGATATCACGCCTATCATCACACATCGTTTTCCCTACAACGAATTCCAAAAGGGTTTCGATATCATGCGCTCGGGCAATAGCGGCAAAGTGATTCTGGATTGGAGCATGCTATGA
- a CDS encoding MaoC family dehydratase — MSTYYFEDFSVGQRFETEPHTTTEAEALAFAKRYDPQPHHTDPVAARDSLFGALVLSGWETASIIMGQKLRNTPLGQVATGLVGIGIDNLRWPKAVEPGDTLRATITIIAARPSNSRPDKGVVKYKIEAFNQRDELVMGMEVAVLMPRRSA, encoded by the coding sequence ATGAGCACCTATTATTTCGAAGATTTCAGTGTCGGCCAGCGCTTTGAAACAGAGCCGCACACTACCACTGAAGCCGAAGCGCTAGCCTTTGCAAAGCGCTATGACCCTCAGCCACACCACACCGACCCCGTCGCCGCGCGAGATAGTTTATTTGGCGCACTCGTATTAAGTGGGTGGGAAACTGCCTCGATTATCATGGGGCAGAAGCTACGCAATACCCCGCTTGGACAAGTGGCAACCGGCTTGGTGGGGATAGGAATTGATAATTTGCGTTGGCCCAAAGCCGTCGAGCCTGGCGATACGTTACGTGCAACGATTACGATTATCGCCGCGCGCCCTTCGAATTCACGCCCCGATAAAGGCGTAGTGAAATATAAAATCGAAGCATTTAATCAGCGCGATGAATTAGTGATGGGAATGGAAGTGGCAGTGCTTATGCCGCGTCGTAGCGCTTAA
- a CDS encoding AMP-binding protein: MNASSTTLHGTPWLDGLTIGQALSRTAARFAERDAIIFAQQGLRLNYREYDAKVTEVAKGLLAMGIKPGEHIGVWATNIPQWVLLQYGAARAGIVLVTINPAYRPFELSYTIAQSDIVALFLTDQFKSSDYYAIFTEACPEITSAHDGMIRSEAFPKLRLAAALKPNAPSGYLAWEEMLKASRNVDDATLEAIGAKLSAHDVINIQYTSGTTGFPKAAMLTHRNILMNAYYVTGCQNISENDRMCVPVPFYHCFGCVMGSLGAVSRGAALVVPAEYFQPAATLEALEKERCTTIYGVPTMFVAMLDEMSKQPRTLPQLRSGIMAGSPCPIEVMKKVIDVMNCREITIAYGQTETSPVVTQSRTDDSVALRVETVGREIDGVEIEIRNPETGVKVSDGEQGELCARGHTTMRGYYKNPEATAITIDKDGWVHTGDLAIRRPDGYFKITGRLKDMVIRGGENIYPREIEEFLFTHPDVAQAAVFGVPDAKYGEELCAWVQLHPQAKLDEETLRAFCKKSLAHYKVPRYIQFVDSFPTTVSGKIQKFKMREQVCEALKLQEQKTA, encoded by the coding sequence ATGAATGCTTCTTCTACAACGCTTCATGGCACGCCGTGGCTTGATGGACTCACCATCGGGCAAGCGTTATCGCGCACTGCTGCACGCTTTGCAGAGCGTGATGCGATTATCTTCGCGCAGCAAGGTCTGCGCCTAAATTACCGCGAATATGATGCGAAGGTAACGGAAGTGGCCAAAGGCCTGCTTGCGATGGGCATCAAACCAGGTGAGCATATTGGCGTATGGGCCACGAACATCCCGCAGTGGGTGTTATTACAATACGGCGCCGCACGCGCAGGTATTGTGTTGGTGACCATTAACCCAGCCTATCGCCCGTTCGAACTTTCCTATACGATTGCGCAAAGTGATATTGTCGCGCTGTTCTTGACCGATCAGTTCAAATCCTCCGATTATTATGCGATTTTTACGGAAGCCTGCCCAGAAATCACCAGCGCACATGATGGGATGATTCGCAGCGAGGCATTTCCTAAATTGCGCCTTGCCGCAGCACTCAAGCCCAATGCTCCGAGCGGCTATCTCGCATGGGAAGAGATGCTCAAAGCCAGTCGTAATGTGGATGATGCAACGCTGGAAGCCATCGGTGCAAAACTTAGCGCACATGATGTCATTAATATCCAATATACGTCGGGCACGACGGGTTTTCCCAAAGCGGCGATGCTCACCCATCGCAATATTCTGATGAATGCGTATTATGTGACGGGCTGCCAGAATATTTCCGAGAACGACAGAATGTGCGTTCCCGTGCCTTTCTACCACTGCTTTGGTTGTGTGATGGGCTCGCTAGGCGCAGTTAGCCGTGGCGCGGCGCTGGTCGTGCCTGCGGAATATTTCCAGCCTGCCGCAACGCTCGAGGCTTTGGAGAAAGAACGTTGCACGACCATCTATGGCGTGCCCACCATGTTCGTGGCGATGCTGGATGAAATGAGCAAGCAACCGCGCACCTTACCACAACTGCGAAGTGGGATTATGGCGGGAAGCCCCTGCCCGATTGAGGTGATGAAGAAAGTCATCGACGTCATGAATTGCCGAGAAATCACTATTGCCTATGGTCAGACAGAAACCTCGCCCGTGGTGACACAAAGCCGCACGGATGATTCGGTGGCGTTGCGCGTCGAAACGGTAGGGCGTGAGATTGATGGTGTAGAAATTGAAATTCGCAACCCCGAAACAGGTGTAAAAGTTTCAGATGGTGAACAGGGTGAACTTTGCGCACGTGGCCATACCACGATGCGCGGCTATTACAAAAACCCCGAGGCTACCGCTATCACGATTGATAAAGACGGTTGGGTGCATACCGGTGATCTGGCCATTCGCAGGCCGGATGGCTATTTCAAAATCACGGGACGCCTAAAAGATATGGTGATTCGCGGTGGCGAGAATATTTACCCACGCGAAATTGAAGAGTTCCTCTTCACCCATCCCGACGTTGCGCAAGCGGCAGTGTTTGGTGTGCCAGATGCCAAGTATGGCGAGGAATTATGTGCATGGGTACAGCTCCATCCACAGGCCAAACTGGATGAGGAAACACTGCGTGCATTCTGCAAGAAAAGTCTGGCGCACTATAAAGTGCCCCGTTACATTCAGTTCGTTGACAGCTTTCCAACCACCGTCAGTGGTAAAATTCAGAAATTTAAAATGCGTGAGCAGGTATGTGAAGCGCTGAAATTGCAGGAACAAAAAACCGCTTAA
- a CDS encoding acyl-CoA dehydrogenase family protein, with the protein MDYELPDLHQQLRDSVRAFADKEIAPIAHQLDKEERFSEALTRKMGELGLFGIIIPEAYGGHGLDYLAYAIACEEVARADGSQAATITAHNSLGVGPLYYFGNEEQRKKYLPKLCTGEYVWGFGLTEPNAGSDSRGSKTTAKKVDGGWKINGSKIFITNASTKMNAGITVQAVSGSRGEGKPELSCFIVEAGTKGFSAEPMHGKLMWRSSDTSTLYFDDVFVPDENLLGKQGDGSKQMLATLDRGKIGIAAMGVGCAQGAYEKALAYAKERNQFGQPIARFQSIAFALADMHMKIEMARTYLYKVCLMADAGKPFTKEAAMAKLYASEVAGEVSDMAVQIHGGYGLMEEYGVARFWRDHRLLRIGEGTSEIQRLIISRAIGCAE; encoded by the coding sequence ATGGACTACGAATTACCCGATTTACACCAACAACTGCGCGATTCTGTGCGTGCATTTGCCGATAAGGAAATTGCCCCTATCGCCCATCAGCTCGATAAGGAAGAGCGCTTCAGCGAAGCGTTGACGCGCAAAATGGGCGAGCTTGGGCTTTTTGGCATTATCATTCCTGAAGCGTATGGTGGCCACGGGCTTGATTATCTCGCTTATGCCATTGCCTGCGAAGAAGTCGCGCGGGCGGATGGCTCACAAGCGGCTACGATTACCGCGCATAACTCGCTTGGTGTTGGCCCGCTTTATTATTTCGGTAACGAGGAACAGCGTAAAAAATACCTGCCGAAGCTCTGCACGGGCGAGTATGTCTGGGGCTTCGGCCTGACCGAGCCCAATGCAGGTTCGGATTCACGCGGCAGCAAAACCACCGCTAAGAAAGTGGATGGTGGCTGGAAAATTAATGGCTCGAAAATCTTTATCACTAATGCTTCCACTAAAATGAATGCAGGTATTACCGTGCAAGCGGTGAGTGGTTCGCGCGGCGAAGGCAAGCCTGAACTTTCCTGTTTCATAGTAGAAGCAGGCACGAAAGGATTCAGCGCTGAGCCCATGCATGGTAAGTTGATGTGGCGCTCGTCAGATACCTCGACGCTCTATTTCGACGATGTATTTGTGCCAGATGAAAACCTGCTTGGTAAGCAAGGTGACGGTAGCAAACAAATGCTTGCTACACTGGATCGGGGCAAAATCGGCATCGCTGCTATGGGTGTTGGTTGTGCCCAAGGCGCTTACGAAAAAGCATTGGCCTATGCGAAGGAACGTAATCAGTTTGGCCAGCCTATCGCGCGCTTCCAATCGATTGCATTCGCACTAGCCGACATGCATATGAAAATCGAGATGGCGCGTACGTACTTATACAAAGTGTGCCTAATGGCGGATGCTGGCAAGCCCTTCACCAAGGAGGCGGCGATGGCGAAGCTCTACGCTTCGGAAGTGGCTGGGGAAGTCAGCGATATGGCCGTGCAAATCCACGGCGGCTATGGGTTGATGGAAGAATATGGTGTGGCGCGCTTCTGGCGCGATCATCGCTTGCTGCGTATCGGTGAAGGTACGTCGGAGATTCAACGCCTGATTATTTCACGCGCAATTGGTTGCGCAGAATAG
- a CDS encoding aldehyde dehydrogenase family protein, whose product MSGLLDAAKTNIGLAATLQNWIGGKHAAPTDGQYFDNTSPITGEHLCKVARSNSADIDKALDAAHKAFETWSKTSPAERSKILNAIADRVEANIEKLALAECIDMGKPLREGMAGDLPMVIDHFRYFAAMCRGEEGSISEIDATTVAYHFHEPIGVVGAIIPWNFPLTLMAWKSAPALAAGCTIVIKPAEQTPISIMLFMELIADILPPGVINVVHGFGVEAGKALATSPRVAKLTFTGETSTGKLIMEYAAKNIVPVTLELGGKSPNIFFDDVLDADDAFADKCLEGFAMFALNKGEVCTSPTRALVHEKIYDKFMERAIARVQKITVGNPLELTTMMGPQASAEQHKKVLSYFDIGKNEGAKLLTGGSQPKLGGALDAGCFVSPTVFEGTNNMRIFQEEIFGPVLSVTRFKDYDDAIRIANDSRYGLTAGVWTRSIHAAYNASRALQAGRVWVNSYHLYPTHAAFGGYKQSGIGRENHRMMLGHFRQTKNVLTSYSPNALGFF is encoded by the coding sequence ATGTCTGGATTACTCGATGCAGCAAAAACAAATATTGGCTTAGCTGCAACTTTGCAGAACTGGATTGGTGGCAAACACGCTGCCCCAACGGATGGGCAGTATTTTGATAATACCAGCCCGATCACGGGTGAACACTTATGCAAAGTGGCGCGCTCGAATTCTGCCGACATCGACAAGGCACTGGATGCAGCCCATAAAGCCTTTGAAACATGGAGCAAGACCTCACCCGCCGAGCGCAGCAAAATTCTCAATGCGATTGCTGATCGTGTAGAAGCGAATATCGAAAAGCTGGCCCTTGCGGAATGTATCGACATGGGCAAACCCCTGCGCGAAGGGATGGCAGGCGACTTGCCAATGGTTATTGATCATTTCCGCTATTTTGCGGCGATGTGTCGCGGTGAAGAAGGCAGCATTTCAGAGATTGATGCAACCACTGTTGCTTATCACTTCCACGAGCCTATCGGTGTCGTTGGCGCAATTATTCCATGGAATTTCCCGCTCACGCTCATGGCATGGAAATCTGCTCCTGCGCTTGCTGCGGGCTGCACTATCGTAATCAAACCTGCCGAGCAAACACCTATTTCCATCATGCTGTTCATGGAACTGATTGCCGATATTCTGCCACCAGGCGTTATCAATGTGGTGCATGGCTTTGGTGTCGAGGCAGGTAAGGCGCTGGCCACCAGCCCACGCGTGGCGAAGCTGACGTTTACGGGCGAAACTTCCACGGGTAAGCTTATCATGGAATATGCTGCAAAGAATATTGTCCCCGTGACGTTGGAGCTGGGTGGCAAGTCGCCCAATATTTTCTTTGACGACGTGCTAGATGCTGACGATGCCTTTGCAGATAAGTGTCTTGAGGGCTTCGCCATGTTTGCCCTGAATAAAGGTGAGGTCTGCACCTCACCGACACGCGCGCTGGTGCATGAGAAAATTTACGACAAGTTCATGGAACGCGCGATTGCACGTGTGCAAAAAATTACCGTTGGCAATCCGCTTGAACTCACCACGATGATGGGGCCGCAAGCCTCTGCCGAGCAACATAAAAAAGTGCTCTCCTATTTTGATATTGGCAAAAATGAGGGCGCAAAACTGCTTACTGGTGGTAGCCAGCCCAAGCTAGGCGGCGCGCTGGATGCAGGATGCTTCGTATCGCCCACCGTGTTTGAAGGCACGAACAATATGCGCATTTTTCAAGAAGAAATTTTTGGACCCGTGCTTTCAGTCACACGCTTTAAGGATTACGACGATGCGATTCGTATCGCCAATGATTCGCGCTATGGACTTACCGCAGGTGTTTGGACGCGCAGCATTCATGCCGCATATAATGCTAGCCGCGCACTGCAAGCTGGCCGCGTATGGGTGAATTCTTATCACCTCTACCCTACCCATGCCGCGTTTGGTGGCTACAAACAATCGGGCATTGGGCGCGAGAATCACCGCATGATGCTGGGGCATTTCCGCCAAACTAAAAACGTGCTGACCAGCTACAGCCCGAACGCGCTGGGGTTCTTCTAA
- a CDS encoding methylcrotonoyl-CoA carboxylase gives MPVIHSTFSASSAEAKENAAFHTGLRDALTAQIETVQQGGGAKSVERHQTRGKLLPRERVARILDAGSPFLELSALAAHDMYASEGGVPSAGVVTGIGRVHGRECMFVANDATVKGGTYFPLTVKKHLRAQEIALQNRLPCIYLVDSGGAFLPMQDEVFPDRDHFGRIFYNQARMSAVGIPQIAAVLGSCTAGGAYVPAMCDESVIVKENGTIFLAGPPLVKAATGEDVSAQDLGGAEVHTSQSGVADHYASDEPEALSTVRDIVQHLNWKTPARNTSPYAAPLYDASDIYGILPKESTRVPFDVREIIARLVDGSEFHEFKRRYGQTIVCGFAAIHGVPVGIVANNGILFSESAIKATHFIELCAQRSIPLIFLQNITGFMVGKKYESEGIARHGAKMVMAVSNANVPKLTVIIGGSFGAGNYGMCGRAFDPRFLWMWPNARTSVMGGEQAADVLTRIRQDALEKDGKKLSAKELDAIRAPLLEKYARESSAYYSTARLWDDGIIDPAKTRDVLGLALAACQNAPIEPTRFGVFRM, from the coding sequence ATGCCGGTTATTCATAGTACGTTCAGCGCTTCATCGGCAGAAGCCAAAGAGAATGCCGCATTTCATACTGGGTTGCGTGACGCACTCACCGCACAGATCGAGACAGTGCAGCAAGGTGGCGGTGCGAAATCAGTGGAACGGCATCAGACGCGCGGCAAGTTATTACCACGTGAGCGCGTGGCACGCATTTTGGATGCTGGCTCGCCTTTTCTTGAACTTTCTGCACTTGCTGCGCACGATATGTACGCAAGTGAGGGTGGCGTGCCATCTGCTGGCGTGGTCACGGGTATCGGGCGCGTGCATGGCCGCGAATGCATGTTTGTGGCGAATGATGCTACCGTAAAGGGCGGCACGTATTTCCCTCTCACGGTGAAGAAGCATTTGCGTGCACAAGAAATTGCCCTGCAAAATCGTTTGCCTTGCATCTACCTCGTTGATTCAGGCGGCGCGTTCCTGCCTATGCAAGACGAAGTATTCCCCGATCGCGACCATTTTGGCCGCATTTTCTATAACCAAGCCCGTATGTCGGCTGTCGGCATTCCACAGATTGCGGCGGTGCTTGGCTCCTGCACAGCAGGGGGCGCTTATGTGCCTGCTATGTGCGACGAAAGCGTGATTGTGAAAGAGAATGGCACGATCTTCCTCGCTGGCCCACCACTCGTTAAAGCTGCGACCGGCGAAGATGTTAGCGCACAAGATTTGGGCGGTGCAGAAGTGCACACCTCGCAATCGGGCGTGGCAGACCATTATGCGTCGGATGAACCCGAAGCGCTCAGCACCGTGCGTGATATTGTGCAGCATTTGAATTGGAAAACACCTGCGCGCAATACATCACCGTATGCAGCGCCACTTTACGATGCTTCGGATATTTATGGTATTCTACCTAAAGAATCCACCCGTGTGCCATTCGATGTGCGCGAGATTATCGCACGCTTAGTTGATGGTTCGGAATTCCACGAATTCAAGCGCCGCTATGGGCAAACCATTGTGTGTGGGTTTGCAGCAATTCATGGCGTGCCCGTTGGTATCGTTGCGAATAATGGCATATTGTTCTCAGAGTCCGCGATCAAGGCGACGCACTTTATCGAGCTCTGCGCGCAGCGTTCCATCCCGCTTATTTTCTTGCAGAACATCACGGGCTTCATGGTGGGCAAGAAGTATGAGAGCGAAGGCATCGCCCGTCATGGCGCGAAGATGGTAATGGCGGTGAGTAACGCGAATGTGCCTAAGCTTACCGTGATTATTGGCGGATCCTTTGGTGCAGGAAATTACGGCATGTGTGGCCGTGCGTTTGACCCGCGCTTTTTATGGATGTGGCCGAATGCGCGCACCTCCGTCATGGGCGGTGAGCAAGCGGCTGACGTGCTAACGCGTATTCGCCAAGACGCGCTGGAGAAAGATGGCAAAAAGCTCTCGGCCAAAGAGTTGGATGCCATTCGTGCGCCATTGCTGGAAAAATATGCGCGTGAGAGCAGCGCCTACTATTCGACCGCGCGTCTGTGGGATGATGGTATCATCGACCCTGCCAAAACGCGTGATGTGTTGGGCCTTGCATTGGCAGCCTGCCAAAACGCCCCCATTGAACCCACACGCTTTGGCGTATTCAGGATGTAA
- a CDS encoding enoyl-CoA hydratase/isomerase family protein, with protein sequence MQYSFLTVDVDARGVALVGLNRPEVHNAFDAALIGELTAAFGALNADESVRLAVLYGHGKSFCAGGDLNWMRAMVNYSVEENKADSQKLSDMFATISGFSKPLIGVVHGNALGGGSGLAAVCDYVLATDTASFGFTETRLGLLPAVIGPYAIEKIGIGAARAYFISGMRFDAATAQRIGLVHQITSGDQLPTARETLIGEFLKAAPQASVKAKSLARTMHALPISIQHDLAIEAISDARVSAEGQAGMKALLEGGKPPWSAS encoded by the coding sequence ATGCAGTATTCGTTCCTTACAGTAGATGTCGATGCACGCGGTGTAGCACTAGTGGGGCTGAACCGCCCCGAAGTGCATAACGCGTTTGATGCCGCATTGATTGGCGAGCTTACGGCTGCATTTGGTGCACTCAATGCCGATGAGTCCGTGCGACTGGCCGTGCTTTATGGGCATGGCAAATCTTTCTGCGCAGGCGGCGATTTGAATTGGATGCGCGCCATGGTCAATTATTCAGTGGAAGAAAACAAAGCAGATAGCCAAAAGCTCTCTGATATGTTCGCCACTATTTCGGGTTTCAGCAAACCATTGATTGGTGTCGTACATGGCAATGCACTTGGTGGTGGCTCAGGACTTGCGGCAGTCTGCGACTATGTGCTGGCAACGGACACAGCGAGTTTTGGCTTTACGGAAACACGTCTTGGATTGCTGCCTGCGGTGATTGGCCCTTATGCGATCGAAAAAATCGGCATTGGTGCAGCGCGCGCCTATTTCATTAGCGGCATGCGTTTTGATGCAGCAACCGCGCAGCGTATTGGCCTCGTTCACCAGATTACATCAGGTGATCAGTTGCCTACAGCGCGAGAGACACTCATTGGTGAGTTCCTAAAGGCTGCACCACAAGCAAGCGTCAAGGCGAAGTCACTCGCACGCACGATGCACGCTTTACCCATCAGCATTCAGCATGACTTAGCGATTGAGGCGATTAGCGATGCACGCGTCAGCGCAGAAGGTCAGGCAGGCATGAAAGCATTGCTGGAAGGTGGCAAGCCACCATGGAGTGCTTCATGA
- a CDS encoding ATP-grasp domain-containing protein, with product MTRAITRVLIANRGEIACRIAATCRVMGIETVTVFAEDDRDLPHASIGDRACLLEGDGLAATYLNSAALIAAAKASGADAIHPGYGFLSENAAFADAVTKAGLTFIGPSAEVIAKMGDKAASRILCNKIGVPTVPGYDGESRDIKILAKEAEHIGYPILVKAAAGGGGKGMRVVEHAKELEVALQAARAEAKNAFGDDRVLLEKYLLTPRHVEVQVFSDMHGNHLHLYERDCSVQRRHQKIIEESPAPALPDATRQAMAAEAIKITKHIGYTGAGTIEFIMDARGAFYFLEMNTRLQVEHPVTEMVTGLDLVQLQLEVAMGKKLPFTQADIAQRGHAIEVRLYAEDPARDFMPSPGTLQQFSLPQLPRIRAENGYRAGNVVSSRYDPMIAKLVAFGTTRDEAIARLSDALQRALISGVTHNRDYLLRVLNHPAFVAGKVSTDFVKTHGASLAEPELPTDTAAAFAAAYLLLQDAAIGVAHSTETTQEYSAWTDRNVAGMR from the coding sequence ATGACGCGCGCCATCACGCGAGTACTGATTGCGAATCGCGGCGAAATTGCTTGCCGTATTGCCGCCACATGCCGCGTCATGGGTATTGAAACCGTGACTGTGTTTGCTGAAGATGACCGCGACTTACCTCATGCCTCGATTGGTGATCGCGCATGCCTGCTTGAGGGCGATGGGCTAGCGGCTACCTACCTGAACAGCGCCGCCTTGATTGCTGCAGCCAAAGCCAGTGGCGCGGATGCCATTCACCCAGGCTATGGGTTCTTATCCGAAAATGCTGCATTCGCCGATGCGGTTACGAAAGCTGGGTTGACCTTCATTGGCCCATCCGCCGAGGTGATTGCTAAAATGGGCGACAAGGCTGCCTCACGCATTTTATGCAATAAAATTGGCGTGCCTACCGTGCCTGGATATGATGGTGAATCGCGCGACATTAAGATACTTGCGAAGGAAGCTGAGCATATCGGCTACCCCATTTTAGTGAAGGCTGCTGCTGGTGGTGGCGGTAAAGGGATGCGCGTGGTCGAGCACGCAAAGGAATTGGAAGTAGCTTTGCAAGCAGCGCGCGCAGAGGCGAAAAATGCTTTTGGTGATGATCGCGTATTGCTCGAAAAATACCTGCTCACCCCGCGCCATGTGGAGGTGCAGGTATTCTCCGACATGCATGGTAATCATCTGCATTTATATGAACGCGATTGTTCGGTGCAGCGCCGCCATCAGAAGATTATCGAGGAAAGCCCAGCCCCTGCTCTGCCCGATGCGACCCGTCAGGCCATGGCGGCGGAAGCCATCAAGATTACCAAGCATATCGGCTATACGGGCGCGGGCACGATTGAATTTATTATGGATGCGCGCGGTGCATTTTATTTTCTAGAAATGAATACGCGATTGCAGGTTGAACACCCTGTTACGGAAATGGTCACGGGTTTGGATCTAGTGCAATTACAGCTTGAGGTGGCGATGGGCAAAAAGCTGCCATTCACGCAAGCTGATATCGCCCAGCGCGGCCATGCTATCGAGGTACGGCTCTATGCCGAAGACCCTGCGCGTGACTTTATGCCTTCCCCTGGCACGTTGCAGCAATTCAGCTTGCCGCAATTGCCCCGCATTCGCGCAGAAAATGGTTATCGCGCAGGGAATGTGGTTTCGTCACGTTATGACCCGATGATCGCGAAACTCGTCGCATTCGGCACGACGCGCGATGAAGCCATTGCACGACTAAGCGACGCGTTGCAGCGCGCACTAATCAGCGGAGTGACACATAATCGTGATTATTTGCTGCGCGTATTAAATCACCCAGCGTTCGTTGCGGGCAAGGTCTCAACGGATTTCGTCAAAACGCACGGCGCAAGCTTAGCAGAACCAGAATTGCCGACCGATACTGCCGCCGCTTTTGCTGCAGCATATCTTTTGCTGCAAGATGCAGCAATTGGCGTAGCACACTCCACCGAAACGACACAGGAATATTCCGCGTGGACAGATCGTAACGTCGCGGGGATGCGATGA
- a CDS encoding biotin/lipoyl-binding protein, producing the protein MNKTLHIGHHPIAVEAVNRTQNSVSFTCNGTSYDFQLERLKDGSYVLAQKISDGVWKRQTLAATRTAKGALRIALTGQELLVGEPRAGRSAATEEKPLSPRAPMPGLVRQILVKAGDKVANGQALVVMEAMKLQMTLAAGGDGIVERIAVSEGAMVEEGAELVVVTQKRA; encoded by the coding sequence ATGAACAAAACGCTCCATATTGGCCATCATCCTATTGCTGTTGAAGCGGTAAATCGTACGCAAAATAGCGTGTCATTTACATGCAATGGAACATCCTATGATTTCCAGTTAGAGCGCTTGAAAGATGGCAGCTATGTGCTTGCCCAGAAGATTTCTGATGGTGTGTGGAAACGCCAGACACTGGCTGCAACACGCACTGCTAAGGGCGCATTGCGCATCGCGCTTACTGGACAAGAATTGCTGGTGGGTGAGCCACGTGCTGGCCGCAGCGCTGCTACGGAAGAGAAGCCGCTTAGCCCACGCGCGCCTATGCCTGGACTGGTTCGCCAGATTTTGGTGAAGGCTGGCGATAAGGTAGCCAATGGCCAAGCATTGGTGGTGATGGAAGCTATGAAGCTACAAATGACGCTTGCTGCTGGCGGCGATGGCATCGTTGAGCGTATCGCGGTGAGCGAGGGCGCGATGGTAGAAGAAGGAGCTGAGCTGGTTGTAGTGACTCAGAAGCGCGCATGA